Proteins from a single region of Macaca thibetana thibetana isolate TM-01 chromosome 4, ASM2454274v1, whole genome shotgun sequence:
- the HUS1B gene encoding checkpoint protein HUS1B: MPALLITGAETEAFCERAGGQVRTALARPPGVGSRPGAVEARTEPGTRVPALLGPGGRAGRAAPGTPADRKDLWHAAFPSEAPSCLRCGVMKFRAKITGKGRLELFIHVSGTVARLAKVCVLRVRPDSLCFGPAGFRGLREAGLWCEVRRGAFQQFHMEGVSEELDEIHLELTAEHLSRAARSAAGASSLKLQLTHRRRPCLTVAVALASPLGRARSVVHDLPVQVLPRRAWRDCPPPSLRAADASIHLPRWRTLRSIVERMANVGDHVLVEANLRGRMTLSMETEVVSIKSYFKNLGNPPESAGVPPHRDLESMVQVRVDNRKLLQFLEGQQINPTMALCNIWDNSLLQLVLVQEDVSLQCFIPAL, encoded by the exons ATGCCTGCTCTTCTCATAACCGGAGCGGAAACGGAAGCGTTTTGTGAGAGGGCTGGCGGGCAGGTGAGAACGGCGTTGGCGCGCCCGCCCGGCGTCGGCTCCAGGCCTGGGGCTGTGGAAGCCAGAACAGAGCCCGGAACCCGAGTGCCTGCCCTGCTGGGGCCCGGAGGGAGGGCGGGGAGGGCAGCGCCGGGGACCCCAGCGGACCGGAAGGACTTGTGGCACGCGGCATTCCCCTCAGAGGCCCCGAGTTGCCTTCGCTGTGGCGTCATGAAGTTTCGCGCGAAGATCACCGGCAAGGGCCGTCTAGAGCTGTTCATCCACGTCAGCGGCACCGTCGCCAGGCTGGCGAAGGTCTGCGTGCTCCGCGTGCGCCCTGACAGCCTGTGCTTCGGCCCCGCGGGCTTCCGCGGCCTCCGTGAG GCCGGGCTGTGGTGCGAGGTGCGGCGGGGAGCCTTCCAGCAGTTTCACATGGAAGGTGTCTCGGAAGAGCTCGATGAGATCCACCTGGAGCTGACGGCGGAGCACCTGTCCAGGGCGGCGAGAAGCGCGGCGGGCGCGTCCTCCCTGAAGCTGCAGCTGACCCACAGGCGCCGCCCCTGCCTCACGGTGGCGGTGGCGCTGGCCTCGCCCCTGGGCCGCGCTCGCAGCGTGGTGCACGATCTGCCCGTGCAGGTGCTTCCCCGGAGAGCGTGGCGAGACTGCCCGCCGCCCAGCCTGCGCGCCGCCGACGCGAGCATCCACCTGCCGCGCTGGAGGACGCTGAGGAGCATCGTGGAGAGAATGGCGAACGTGGGCGATCACGTGCTGGTGGAAGCAAACCTCAGGGGCAGGATGACCCTGAGTATGGAGACGGAGGTGGTGTCCattaaaagttactttaaaaatcttgGAAACCCTCCGGAGTCGGCTGGTGTGCCTCCACACAGAGACCTGGAGAGCATGGTGCAAGTGCGGGTGGATAATCGGAAGCTCCTGCAGTTTTTGGAGGGACAACAAATAAATCCCACGATGGCCttatgcaatatttgggacaatAGTCTTCTTCAGCTTGTTTTGGTTCAAGAAGATGTCTCTCTCCAGTGTTTCATTCCTGCTTTGTAA